One Luteibacter aegosomaticola genomic window carries:
- a CDS encoding class 1 fructose-bisphosphatase, protein MTKPISLIQFLIEEKRAGHVYSELSLLIEVVARACKRISVATGKGALGGVLGNAGSDNVQGEAQKKLDVMSNEILLEANAWGGHLAACASEEMEDPQPIPDAYPKGHHLLLFDPLDGSSNIDVNVSVGTIFSVLRCPDGVTEPTTEDFLQPGTAQVAAGYVVYGPSTLLVLTFGHGVHEFTLDREHGSFVLTRRGITIPAETAEFAINMSNQRHWEAPMQRYIGELLAGTTGPRGRDYNMRWVASMVADVHRIITRGGVFYYPLDAKITAKGGTGKLRLMYEANPMAFIIEQAGGAATTGRERIMEIQPSGLHQRVPVFLGSKHEIEVATRYHLEADQTRG, encoded by the coding sequence ATGACGAAACCGATTTCACTGATCCAGTTCCTGATCGAGGAGAAGCGCGCTGGCCATGTCTACAGCGAGCTCAGCCTGCTGATCGAGGTGGTGGCGCGCGCCTGCAAGCGCATCTCCGTGGCCACTGGCAAGGGCGCCCTGGGTGGCGTGCTGGGCAATGCCGGCTCCGATAACGTGCAGGGCGAGGCGCAGAAGAAGCTGGACGTCATGTCCAATGAGATCCTGCTGGAAGCGAACGCCTGGGGCGGCCACCTGGCGGCCTGCGCTTCGGAAGAGATGGAAGACCCCCAGCCGATCCCCGATGCCTACCCCAAGGGCCACCACCTGCTCCTGTTCGATCCGCTGGACGGCTCCTCGAACATCGACGTCAACGTGTCGGTGGGCACGATCTTCTCCGTGCTGCGCTGCCCCGATGGCGTCACCGAGCCGACCACGGAAGATTTCCTGCAGCCGGGCACCGCCCAGGTCGCCGCTGGCTACGTGGTCTACGGCCCCAGCACCCTGCTGGTGCTCACCTTCGGCCATGGCGTCCACGAGTTCACCCTGGATCGCGAGCACGGCAGCTTCGTGCTCACCCGCCGCGGCATCACCATCCCGGCCGAGACGGCGGAGTTCGCCATCAATATGTCCAACCAGCGCCATTGGGAAGCCCCGATGCAGCGCTACATTGGCGAACTGCTGGCGGGCACCACCGGGCCGCGCGGCCGCGATTACAACATGCGCTGGGTGGCCTCCATGGTGGCCGATGTCCATCGCATCATCACCCGCGGCGGCGTGTTCTATTACCCGCTCGACGCGAAGATCACGGCCAAGGGCGGTACCGGCAAGCTGCGCCTGATGTACGAAGCCAACCCGATGGCCTTCATTATCGAGCAGGCGGGCGGCGCGGCCACCACCGGCCGTGAGCGGATCATGGAGATCCAGCCGAGCGGCCTGCACCAGCGTGTTCCCGTGTTCCTCGGCTCGAAGCACGAGATCGAGGTTGCTACCCGTTACCACCTCGAAGCCGACCAGACCCGCGGCTGA
- a CDS encoding patatin-like phospholipase family protein, translated as MMSRRLSRLLPLLLASLLTGCFGGGNTVKPNERPDTAVPVLAAKPRIGLALGGGAAKGFAHIGVIKMLEASGIHPDVVSGTSAGSVVGALYASGMDAFQLQETAFSLDEATVRDVRLFSGGLVQGQKLQDYVNQLVKQQPIEKLHTPFAAVSTVLETGDRAIFVRGNTGQAVRASSSIPGVFEPVEINGKHFVDGGVVSPVPVDAARQLGADIVIAVDISARPDGTNPGSMAGIVGQSITIMGRKLAEQELGRADVVIRPKVGQIGPTDFDQKNVAILEGERAALAAIPAIKAKIAEKTAAMGKPPVPAK; from the coding sequence ATGATGTCCCGCCGCCTTAGCCGCCTGCTCCCCCTCCTGTTGGCCTCCTTGCTGACGGGCTGCTTCGGCGGTGGTAACACCGTGAAGCCCAACGAACGGCCGGATACCGCCGTTCCGGTCCTGGCCGCCAAACCCCGCATCGGCCTCGCGCTGGGCGGCGGCGCGGCCAAGGGCTTCGCGCATATCGGCGTCATCAAGATGCTGGAGGCCAGCGGGATCCATCCCGACGTGGTCTCCGGCACCAGCGCGGGCAGTGTCGTGGGCGCGCTCTATGCCAGCGGCATGGATGCCTTCCAGTTGCAGGAAACGGCGTTCTCGCTCGACGAAGCCACCGTCCGCGACGTGCGGCTCTTCTCGGGTGGCCTCGTCCAGGGCCAGAAGCTGCAGGATTACGTGAACCAGCTGGTGAAGCAGCAGCCGATCGAAAAGCTGCACACGCCGTTCGCTGCCGTGTCCACCGTGCTGGAAACCGGCGACCGCGCGATCTTCGTTCGTGGCAATACCGGCCAGGCCGTGCGTGCATCGAGCAGCATCCCCGGCGTGTTCGAACCGGTGGAGATCAACGGCAAGCACTTCGTCGACGGCGGCGTGGTCAGCCCCGTCCCGGTGGATGCCGCGCGCCAGCTCGGCGCCGATATCGTCATCGCGGTGGATATCTCGGCGCGTCCGGATGGCACGAACCCGGGCAGCATGGCCGGCATCGTGGGCCAGTCCATCACCATCATGGGCCGCAAGCTGGCCGAGCAGGAACTGGGCCGCGCGGATGTCGTGATCCGGCCGAAGGTCGGCCAGATCGGCCCCACGGATTTCGATCAGAAGAACGTCGCGATCCTGGAAGGCGAGCGCGCCGCGCTCGCCGCCATCCCGGCCATCAAGGCGAAGATCGCCGAGAAGACGGCCGCCATGGGCAAGCCGCCGGTCCCGGCGAAGTAA